One window of the Candidatus Chryseobacterium colombiense genome contains the following:
- the recO gene encoding DNA repair protein RecO, whose amino-acid sequence MNSQSGFLLSYLKYGENDAILHAFTENDGFQSYFLKGIYNKKNKKKALLLPLNKLNFVINIAKGNGIPTISKFELNKFYDFYEDINANTVVFFISDFLNQILRIENKNTVLFIAIDRFLQELNLKNYQSHLVFLVKILKIQGVAPLVNEEKYLNPETGIFTFEMTHQYFDEYNSQVWKNILSSENPYEIKIPSKLRRNFLDSILIYYHYHFADFKTPGSLEIIQQIFE is encoded by the coding sequence ATGAACTCACAATCGGGATTCTTACTTTCCTATCTGAAATACGGAGAAAATGATGCCATCCTTCATGCATTTACAGAAAATGATGGCTTTCAAAGTTATTTCTTAAAGGGAATTTACAATAAAAAAAACAAAAAGAAAGCACTTCTTCTTCCTTTAAACAAGCTTAATTTTGTAATTAATATTGCAAAAGGCAATGGTATTCCTACCATTTCAAAATTCGAATTAAATAAGTTTTATGATTTCTATGAGGATATTAATGCCAATACCGTTGTATTCTTTATTTCAGATTTTTTAAACCAAATTTTAAGAATTGAAAATAAAAACACCGTATTATTTATTGCAATTGATAGGTTTCTTCAGGAGCTCAATCTCAAAAACTACCAATCTCATTTAGTTTTTTTAGTTAAAATATTAAAAATACAGGGAGTTGCTCCTCTCGTCAATGAAGAGAAATATTTAAATCCGGAAACAGGCATTTTTACTTTTGAAATGACTCACCAATACTTTGATGAATACAATTCTCAGGTTTGGAAAAATATCCTTTCTTCAGAAAATCCTTATGAAATAAAAATACCTTCCAAGCTTAGAAGAAATTTCTTAGACAGTATTTTAATTTATTATCATTATCATTTTGCAGATTTTAAAACTCCCGGATCTTTGGAGATCATTCAGCAGATTTTTGAATAA
- a CDS encoding metallophosphatase yields the protein MDRKSFLKAIGGGTLAMALAPNMMMAEEFNILDSKSANKLTILHTNDQHSRIEPFDASYTKNPNQGGFARRTSLIQQIRNQESNVLLLDSGDIFQGTPYFNFFGGELEFKLMSMMKYDASTMGNHDFDNGLDGFLKVLPNAKFPFICSNYDFKNTVLDGKTSPYKIFNKNGIKVGLFGVGIQLDGLVGKKQYGETVYSDPIDVTQHYSNFLKNEQKCDLVICLSHIGYDYKDEPNKVSDKILAAKTENIDIILGGHTHTFLPEPQTFTNRAGKNVLVNQVGWAGLLLGRIDFFFDTHKNVKHISWNNQVIDSSIIA from the coding sequence ATGGATAGAAAAAGTTTTTTAAAAGCAATAGGTGGCGGAACTTTAGCAATGGCTTTAGCTCCCAATATGATGATGGCGGAAGAATTCAATATTCTTGACTCAAAGTCTGCGAACAAACTGACTATTCTTCATACCAACGATCAGCATAGCAGAATAGAACCTTTTGATGCAAGCTATACCAAAAATCCTAATCAGGGAGGCTTTGCAAGAAGAACCAGTTTAATTCAGCAAATCAGAAATCAGGAATCTAATGTTTTGCTTCTTGATTCCGGAGATATTTTCCAGGGAACTCCTTATTTTAACTTTTTCGGAGGTGAACTGGAATTTAAATTAATGTCCATGATGAAGTATGATGCTTCAACAATGGGAAATCATGATTTTGATAACGGTCTGGACGGATTTTTAAAGGTTTTACCTAATGCAAAGTTCCCTTTTATCTGCTCAAATTATGATTTTAAAAATACGGTTCTTGACGGAAAGACTTCTCCCTATAAAATCTTCAATAAAAATGGAATCAAGGTTGGTCTTTTCGGAGTAGGAATTCAATTGGATGGGTTGGTTGGTAAAAAACAATATGGTGAAACAGTATATTCAGACCCGATTGATGTTACTCAGCACTATTCCAATTTCCTTAAAAACGAACAAAAATGTGATCTTGTGATCTGTCTTTCACATATTGGGTACGATTACAAAGACGAACCCAATAAAGTAAGTGATAAAATCTTAGCTGCCAAAACAGAAAATATTGATATTATTTTGGGCGGGCATACCCATACTTTCTTACCGGAACCACAAACCTTTACCAACAGAGCGGGTAAAAATGTTCTGGTAAACCAAGTTGGATGGGCAGGTCTTCTGCTGGGCAGAATAGATTTCTTCTTTGATACTCATAAAAACGTAAAACATATTTCCTGGAATAACCAGGTAATTGACAGCAGCATAATAGCATAA
- a CDS encoding 5'-nucleotidase C-terminal domain-containing protein, producing MKNKFILLGIALATLSACKTASSASSIQLSEVKTQKNISINNELKNDDEFVKIIEPYKLKLDKEMNQKISHTNIDLTKQGDNSNLGNLLADYTFDGANEWAKKNLQKNVDAALINIGGIRTTIGKGDILLKSVFEVMPFENEVIIVKMKGTDLQGLYDYYAEHQVNNPVSHLYIETNNGQLTKTLINGKAVNPTQDYYIATSDYLALGGDNMKFFAKGESIPTGIKLRDLFIEYFKKNPEVTVNNDVRLNFTGKK from the coding sequence ATGAAAAATAAATTCATATTACTAGGAATTGCTCTGGCAACGCTGTCTGCTTGTAAGACGGCTTCATCAGCTTCTTCGATACAGCTTTCGGAGGTGAAAACCCAGAAAAACATTTCTATTAATAATGAGCTAAAGAATGATGATGAGTTTGTAAAAATTATTGAACCTTATAAGCTAAAATTGGATAAAGAGATGAATCAGAAAATCTCACACACCAATATAGACCTTACAAAACAAGGTGACAACAGTAATTTGGGCAATCTTTTAGCAGACTATACATTCGATGGAGCTAATGAGTGGGCGAAGAAAAATCTTCAGAAAAATGTTGATGCCGCATTGATCAATATCGGAGGAATCCGTACAACAATTGGCAAAGGAGATATTTTACTGAAAAGTGTGTTTGAAGTAATGCCTTTCGAAAATGAAGTGATCATTGTAAAAATGAAAGGAACAGATTTGCAGGGACTTTATGATTATTATGCAGAACATCAAGTCAACAATCCTGTTTCTCATTTATACATTGAAACCAATAACGGACAATTAACCAAAACTTTAATCAATGGAAAAGCTGTAAATCCAACGCAGGATTATTATATTGCTACATCTGATTATTTAGCTTTGGGAGGTGACAACATGAAATTCTTTGCCAAAGGAGAATCTATTCCTACAGGAATCAAATTAAGGGATCTTTTTATTGAATATTTTAAGAAAAACCCTGAAGTTACAGTAAATAATGATGTTCGTTTAAATTTTACCGGTAAAAAATAA
- the dapA gene encoding 4-hydroxy-tetrahydrodipicolinate synthase, translating into MSILKGVGVALVTPFNEDLSVDFESLTKLVDFNIENGTNYLVVLGTTAEAATLSAEEKKQVIEHIIKVNNKRVPLVLGIGGNNTLEVKKQIEEADLSEFEAVLSVSPYYNKPNQEGLYQHYKVLASTGKNIIIYNVPSRTGQNIEAETTLRLAKEFPNLFLIKEAAPNILQYFDILRKKPEGFNLVSGDDEYTLPVTLAGGNGVISVIGQAYPKEFSTMVQLAFDKKVDEAYEIHNKLVEITRLIFAEGNPCGIKVILAEKGIIKNYLRLPLVKASEGLHAKIKAEMANI; encoded by the coding sequence ATGAGCATTTTAAAAGGAGTAGGTGTTGCATTGGTGACACCCTTTAATGAAGATTTATCCGTAGATTTTGAAAGTTTAACAAAGCTGGTTGACTTCAACATCGAAAACGGAACCAATTATTTAGTTGTTTTGGGAACTACAGCCGAAGCTGCGACGCTTTCTGCTGAAGAGAAGAAACAGGTGATTGAGCATATCATTAAGGTTAATAATAAACGCGTTCCTTTGGTTTTAGGAATTGGCGGAAATAATACTCTTGAAGTCAAGAAACAGATTGAAGAAGCGGATCTTTCCGAATTTGAAGCGGTACTTTCTGTGTCTCCGTATTACAACAAACCTAACCAGGAAGGACTTTATCAGCATTATAAAGTGCTCGCTTCTACAGGAAAAAATATCATTATTTATAACGTTCCTTCAAGAACAGGGCAAAATATTGAGGCGGAAACAACATTGCGTCTTGCAAAAGAATTCCCGAATTTATTTTTAATTAAAGAAGCGGCACCCAATATTCTTCAATATTTTGATATTTTAAGAAAAAAACCAGAAGGATTCAATTTAGTTTCCGGAGATGATGAATATACACTTCCTGTAACTTTGGCTGGTGGAAATGGAGTTATTTCTGTAATCGGGCAGGCATATCCTAAAGAATTTTCTACAATGGTTCAGCTGGCTTTTGATAAAAAAGTTGATGAAGCTTATGAGATTCACAATAAATTAGTTGAAATCACAAGATTGATTTTTGCAGAAGGAAATCCTTGTGGAATTAAAGTGATTTTAGCAGAAAAGGGAATTATTAAAAACTATCTGAGACTTCCGTTAGTGAAGGCTTCTGAAGGTCTTCATGCGAAGATTAAAGCTGAAATGGCCAATATTTAA
- a CDS encoding GNAT family N-acetyltransferase — protein MKFIKATEIDIPLIQELARRSWENAYAEILSKEQMEYMLNTMYSKEEIANHLQNTDYHYFLIKDENNDSYEGFIGFENNYEENTTKLHRIYLVPESKGKGVGKKALLFLNGQVAEYGDKRIILNVNKYNSARNFYESQGYKVYDEGIFDIGNGFFMDDFLMENILSS, from the coding sequence ATGAAATTTATAAAAGCTACAGAAATTGATATACCTCTAATTCAGGAATTGGCTAGAAGATCATGGGAAAATGCTTATGCAGAAATACTTTCTAAGGAACAGATGGAATATATGCTGAATACTATGTATTCTAAAGAAGAAATAGCTAATCATTTACAGAATACCGATTATCATTATTTTTTGATTAAAGATGAGAATAATGATTCCTACGAAGGTTTTATAGGCTTTGAAAATAACTATGAGGAAAATACGACGAAGCTTCACAGGATTTACCTTGTCCCTGAAAGCAAAGGAAAAGGAGTGGGTAAAAAAGCATTGTTGTTTTTAAATGGTCAAGTTGCTGAATATGGTGATAAAAGGATTATTCTGAATGTCAATAAATATAATTCTGCAAGAAATTTTTACGAGTCTCAAGGATATAAAGTTTATGATGAAGGGATTTTTGATATCGGGAACGGCTTTTTTATGGATGATTTTCTGATGGAAAATATTTTGAGTAGCTAA
- a CDS encoding AraC family transcriptional regulator — translation MKMYVKFDFNALCRKVLDEKLKEYGVKYRMLDFGEVEFYEDFTQEQHNVFKEKLQDYGIEVIESQKIALVQKIKDAIVELVFSENNISVKASIYISEKLNHSYGYLSNLFSEITYSSIENFIIIQKIEYAKELMISNKYSLTEISLRLNYSSVAHLSSQFKNITGLTPSLFLKIVSKRKSLKEKEIELSIRSLV, via the coding sequence ATGAAAATGTATGTTAAATTTGATTTCAACGCTCTCTGCAGGAAAGTGTTGGACGAAAAGCTAAAAGAATACGGAGTGAAGTATCGTATGCTCGATTTTGGAGAAGTTGAGTTCTATGAAGATTTCACTCAGGAGCAGCACAATGTCTTTAAGGAAAAACTTCAAGATTACGGTATTGAAGTCATTGAAAGTCAAAAAATAGCTCTTGTGCAGAAAATAAAAGATGCCATTGTAGAGCTTGTTTTTTCGGAAAATAATATTTCTGTGAAAGCCTCTATTTACATTTCTGAAAAGCTGAATCACAGCTATGGATATTTATCTAATCTTTTTTCTGAAATTACTTATAGTTCCATCGAGAACTTCATCATCATCCAGAAGATTGAATATGCTAAAGAATTAATGATAAGCAATAAATACAGTCTAACTGAAATTTCATTACGGCTTAACTATTCGAGTGTAGCTCATTTAAGCAGTCAGTTTAAAAATATTACGGGTCTTACCCCTTCTTTGTTTTTAAAGATTGTCAGTAAAAGGAAAAGCCTTAAAGAAAAAGAAATAGAACTCAGTATAAGAAGCTTAGTATGA
- a CDS encoding response regulator: MNKEFLNATLLDSDVHSLILLRKILQEHKIKIRCTDFYSDEDLSQYLNKAIYGVPDVVFINYQDIQATDFLLIRERIDDIRYNSAIFVVYSNHLDDSEIENILISGANIFLKLNDDYSKLKKMISEIITMIWQYQTSGLNRSNFIMKML, translated from the coding sequence ATGAACAAAGAGTTTTTGAATGCCACATTGTTGGATTCCGATGTGCATAGTCTTATACTTTTAAGAAAAATACTTCAAGAACATAAAATAAAAATAAGGTGTACAGATTTTTATAGTGATGAAGACCTGAGTCAATATTTAAACAAAGCCATATATGGAGTTCCTGATGTTGTTTTTATAAATTATCAGGATATTCAGGCTACAGATTTTTTGCTTATAAGGGAAAGGATAGATGATATCAGATATAACTCAGCAATATTTGTGGTTTATTCCAATCATCTAGACGATAGTGAGATAGAAAATATTCTTATTTCCGGAGCGAATATTTTTTTGAAATTAAATGATGATTATAGTAAGCTTAAAAAAATGATCTCAGAAATTATTACAATGATTTGGCAATATCAGACTTCGGGATTGAATCGAAGCAATTTCATTATGAAGATGTTATAA
- the recG gene encoding ATP-dependent DNA helicase RecG, with protein MNLETSIEYVKGIGPEKAKLIKNVLGLSTVEDLLNFYPLRYLDKSKVHKISQLNNVNTDIQLKGKITSIQEIQTGKTKRLSAKFNDDTGSMDLVWFQYSKWLKEQIPVNKEIYIFGKINVFNNQFSMPHPEIEIEEKKESDNRLRPIYPSSEKLTKRGLNQKFFQTVLKNICKEIPNLIEENMPEYMMKHFKFLSRQHTYLNIHFPKDLEHFEKANYRLKFEESFFFQLGYALKKLHHKTQSHGNPFPIVGDFFTGFYENNLPFELTGAQKRVLKEIRQDMKKPIQMNRLLQGDVGSGKTMVALLTMLIAMDNGFQSCMMAPTEILAQQHYNGIKDLLTGTGINIRLLTGSTKASERKVIHEQLENGELSILVGTHAVLEDKVKFKNLGLAIIDEQHRFGVAQRAKLWAKNKIPPHILVMTATPIPRTLAMSFYSDLDVSVIDEMPVGRKPIITAHRREKDRAYVYNFCREEIQKGRQVYFVYPLIEESETLDYKNLMVGLENVMDNFPKYNVTMLHGKMKPDEKDAAMSYFASGKAEIMVATTVIEVGVNVPNASVMVIESAERFGLSQLHQLRGRVGRGAEQSYCILMTSDKLSSDSRTRIKTMTETNDGFKISEVDMKLRGPGDILGTQQSGVVDFKRLDLIEDSAIIKLTKKTVDKILEADPLLSRSDNQLTKNYYVRYYRGKNKWSKIS; from the coding sequence ATGAATCTCGAAACTTCCATAGAATATGTAAAAGGCATCGGTCCTGAAAAAGCCAAACTCATCAAAAATGTGTTAGGACTTTCAACCGTAGAAGATCTGTTGAACTTCTACCCTCTTCGTTATCTGGATAAAAGTAAAGTTCATAAAATTTCCCAGCTTAACAATGTGAATACTGATATTCAGCTGAAAGGGAAAATTACAAGCATTCAGGAAATACAAACAGGAAAAACGAAGCGGCTTTCCGCTAAATTTAATGATGATACCGGTTCTATGGATTTGGTCTGGTTTCAGTATTCTAAATGGCTGAAAGAACAAATTCCCGTGAATAAGGAAATTTATATTTTCGGAAAGATCAATGTATTTAACAATCAGTTTTCGATGCCGCATCCGGAAATTGAGATTGAAGAAAAAAAAGAAAGTGATAATCGTCTAAGACCAATTTATCCAAGTTCGGAAAAGCTGACAAAAAGAGGATTGAATCAAAAGTTCTTTCAGACTGTTTTAAAGAATATCTGCAAAGAAATTCCCAATCTGATTGAAGAAAATATGCCTGAATATATGATGAAACATTTTAAATTTTTATCAAGGCAGCACACCTATCTGAATATCCATTTTCCAAAAGACTTGGAACATTTTGAAAAAGCCAATTACAGGTTAAAATTTGAAGAATCTTTCTTTTTTCAACTAGGCTATGCTTTAAAAAAGCTTCATCATAAAACCCAGTCACATGGTAATCCGTTTCCCATAGTGGGAGATTTTTTTACAGGCTTTTATGAAAATAATCTTCCATTCGAACTTACCGGAGCACAAAAAAGAGTGCTTAAGGAAATTCGTCAGGATATGAAGAAACCCATCCAGATGAACAGGCTTTTGCAGGGCGATGTAGGTTCAGGAAAAACAATGGTGGCTTTATTGACCATGTTGATAGCTATGGATAACGGTTTCCAGAGCTGTATGATGGCTCCTACGGAAATCCTCGCTCAACAACATTATAATGGAATTAAAGATCTCCTGACCGGAACTGGTATAAACATTCGTCTTCTCACGGGTTCTACCAAAGCTTCCGAAAGAAAAGTTATTCATGAACAGCTTGAAAACGGAGAGCTTTCTATTTTAGTGGGAACGCACGCCGTTTTAGAAGACAAAGTAAAGTTCAAAAATCTGGGATTAGCCATTATTGATGAGCAGCACAGATTTGGAGTTGCTCAACGCGCAAAACTTTGGGCTAAAAATAAAATTCCTCCGCATATTTTAGTGATGACTGCGACTCCTATCCCCAGAACATTGGCCATGAGCTTTTATTCTGATCTTGATGTTTCTGTCATCGATGAAATGCCGGTTGGAAGAAAACCGATTATCACAGCTCACAGGCGTGAAAAAGACAGAGCTTACGTTTACAATTTCTGTAGGGAGGAAATTCAAAAAGGACGACAGGTCTATTTTGTTTATCCTTTAATTGAAGAATCTGAAACTTTAGATTATAAAAATCTGATGGTCGGATTGGAAAATGTCATGGATAATTTTCCAAAGTATAATGTAACGATGCTCCACGGAAAAATGAAACCTGATGAAAAAGATGCCGCCATGAGCTATTTTGCTTCAGGAAAAGCAGAAATCATGGTAGCGACAACAGTAATTGAAGTTGGAGTAAATGTTCCAAACGCCTCTGTAATGGTGATTGAAAGCGCTGAAAGATTTGGTTTGTCACAGCTTCACCAATTGCGCGGCCGTGTAGGTCGTGGTGCAGAACAGAGCTATTGTATTCTGATGACTTCCGATAAATTATCTTCCGACAGCAGAACCCGTATCAAAACCATGACAGAAACTAATGACGGTTTCAAAATTTCTGAAGTCGATATGAAACTTCGTGGTCCCGGAGATATTCTCGGAACCCAGCAAAGTGGCGTGGTAGACTTTAAAAGATTGGATCTGATTGAAGATTCTGCCATTATAAAGCTGACCAAAAAAACCGTTGATAAAATTCTGGAAGCTGATCCTCTTCTTAGCAGATCGGATAATCAGTTGACCAAAAATTATTATGTGAGATACTACCGCGGAAAGAACAAGTGGAGTAAAATTTCATAA
- a CDS encoding thioredoxin fold domain-containing protein gives MKKIISILCLFLATLNFAQVKWMTIEEALKAQKTNPKKILIDFYADWCGPCKIMDKKTYGHQIIADIINENYYPVKFNAEEKKTIEIFDRKFSNHNAEVKKGRNSLHEFTQYMNVGAVPSTVFLDENGGPITILQGELSAKELEPYLEFISKDMFKKIRSREQWEDYQKKFKSKIKD, from the coding sequence ATGAAGAAAATTATAAGCATACTTTGCCTGTTTTTGGCTACACTCAACTTTGCTCAGGTAAAATGGATGACTATTGAAGAGGCCTTAAAAGCTCAGAAAACAAATCCAAAAAAAATATTGATCGATTTTTATGCAGACTGGTGTGGTCCGTGTAAGATTATGGATAAAAAAACCTACGGACATCAGATAATAGCAGATATTATCAATGAAAATTATTACCCCGTAAAATTTAATGCAGAAGAAAAAAAAACGATCGAAATTTTTGACAGAAAGTTTTCAAATCACAATGCCGAGGTAAAAAAAGGAAGAAATTCTTTACACGAATTTACGCAATATATGAATGTAGGAGCTGTTCCAAGTACAGTCTTTCTGGATGAAAACGGCGGACCAATCACCATTTTGCAAGGTGAATTATCTGCCAAAGAGCTGGAGCCCTATTTAGAGTTTATCTCAAAAGATATGTTCAAAAAAATCCGTTCCAGAGAGCAGTGGGAAGATTATCAGAAAAAATTCAAATCCAAAATAAAAGATTAA
- a CDS encoding peptide MFS transporter: MSKTLEEIQNFEGKYPKQIWSLFFSEMWERFCFYGMRGMLVFFMISQLDFHEREANLQYGATQAFVYAFTFVGGLFADKILGFRKSLFWGGLLMIVGSLILAADPHKFFFLGIAFTVVGTGFFKPNISSMVGQLYKPNDSRADAGFSLFYAGINLGALLGGYLCIAIGKGELFASIIPEELRWHLAFGFAAIVMVISLINFVFTQRSLGTIGLQPGHPDNEVKSAPMPKWKEYGTYVVSLIFIPIIMVMVAKTEYTDYFMWTVGPLTLIYLFYEMTKVTPSERKKLWAALVFILFSILFWGIYEQSGGSLSIFAAKNLNKDLLGLDPNGVNNSGGAFFIIFLAPLIGLLWIWLNKRKIEPNTIIKFGLGFIFLGLGYYILFATRIFADLQGITSLNFFTIALLVITLGELCLSPIGLSIMTKLSTKNLQGMMMGMWFLASAYGQYVAGIIGAGLATAKEGSTNYDALITYTDGYKQLGLYAVIAGVVLILISPFVKKLMQDVK, encoded by the coding sequence ATGAGCAAAACTCTAGAAGAAATACAAAATTTTGAAGGAAAATACCCTAAGCAAATCTGGAGCCTTTTCTTCTCTGAAATGTGGGAACGTTTCTGTTTCTACGGAATGAGAGGAATGTTGGTATTCTTTATGATCTCCCAACTCGATTTTCATGAAAGAGAAGCCAACCTTCAATACGGAGCAACACAAGCTTTCGTTTATGCTTTCACTTTTGTTGGCGGACTTTTCGCTGATAAAATCTTAGGTTTCAGAAAATCTCTTTTCTGGGGTGGACTTTTAATGATTGTCGGGAGTTTGATTCTGGCAGCAGATCCTCACAAATTTTTCTTTCTGGGAATTGCATTTACCGTTGTAGGGACAGGCTTCTTTAAGCCTAATATCTCTTCAATGGTGGGACAACTTTACAAACCAAACGATTCAAGGGCAGACGCAGGATTTTCACTTTTTTATGCCGGAATTAATCTTGGAGCATTGCTTGGCGGATATTTATGCATTGCCATAGGAAAAGGAGAACTTTTTGCCAGCATTATTCCAGAAGAATTAAGATGGCATTTAGCATTCGGATTTGCAGCTATTGTAATGGTAATAAGTTTGATAAACTTCGTTTTCACTCAGAGAAGCTTAGGAACAATCGGGCTTCAACCTGGCCATCCTGACAATGAAGTAAAATCTGCTCCTATGCCAAAATGGAAAGAATACGGAACATATGTTGTATCATTAATCTTCATTCCGATCATCATGGTAATGGTTGCAAAAACTGAGTATACAGATTATTTCATGTGGACAGTAGGACCTTTAACGTTGATCTATTTGTTCTACGAAATGACAAAGGTAACGCCTTCTGAACGTAAAAAACTCTGGGCTGCTTTAGTTTTCATTTTATTCTCAATTTTATTTTGGGGGATTTATGAGCAAAGTGGTGGTTCACTAAGCATTTTCGCAGCAAAAAACTTGAATAAAGACCTTCTTGGCTTAGATCCAAATGGTGTCAATAATTCAGGGGGAGCTTTCTTCATTATTTTCCTTGCACCACTCATCGGACTGCTTTGGATTTGGCTGAATAAAAGAAAAATTGAACCTAACACAATTATTAAATTTGGTTTAGGGTTTATTTTCTTAGGATTAGGATATTATATTTTATTTGCCACAAGAATTTTCGCTGATCTTCAAGGAATTACTTCTTTGAATTTCTTTACCATTGCTTTATTAGTGATTACTTTGGGAGAACTTTGTCTCTCTCCTATCGGATTATCCATCATGACGAAGCTTTCCACAAAAAATCTTCAGGGAATGATGATGGGAATGTGGTTTTTGGCTTCAGCGTATGGACAGTATGTTGCAGGAATTATTGGAGCAGGCTTAGCCACCGCAAAAGAAGGCTCTACCAACTATGATGCTTTGATCACTTATACCGATGGATATAAACAATTAGGATTATATGCTGTAATTGCCGGAGTGGTATTAATTTTGATTTCCCCATTCGTGAAAAAATTAATGCAGGATGTAAAATAG
- a CDS encoding peptide MFS transporter encodes MDNTEALSPKPDEFVENKNSRHPKGLWVLFGTEMWERFNFYGMRALLTLFMVNSLLMKEADASIIYGGFLALCYLTPMLGGFIADRFLGNRYCILLGGTLMAIGQFLLFVSASTFGSSLGTATTIMWTALGIIIFGNGFFKPNISSMVGSLYPKQEKSKLDSAFTIFYMGINLGAFLGQLICPLIGDVKSADGIRDIHAFKWGFLAASIAMMVGTVTFLILKNKYVVTPAGRPIGGLPKHNTSEDFEEGEAQTAKFSSASVGIAVALFVILGSLFHFALGQNVIYSLVYASGISLAYLIMSDSSLTKIERDRIWVIYIVSFFVIFFWAAFEQAGSSLTFIADNQTDRHFFGWNMPPSMVQIFNGIFVVALAVPFSILWDKLRNRGKEPVSPFKQAMGLALIAVSYFIIAHNVKDLGNHGLLAVKWLILLYFIQTCGELCLSPIGLSLVGKLAPKRFASLLYGVFFIANAAGYALAGTLGSILPATGEKFEAAQKIGVNLQDVLDKKVTLTADQAAAFEKAQLPLQNPTFAGFEIHNLFEFFMVFVVLCGIAAVILALISPFLKKMMHGVN; translated from the coding sequence ATGGATAATACTGAAGCATTAAGTCCGAAACCGGATGAATTTGTAGAGAATAAGAACTCCAGGCATCCAAAAGGATTATGGGTTCTGTTCGGAACAGAAATGTGGGAGCGTTTCAACTTTTATGGGATGAGAGCATTGCTTACCCTATTTATGGTAAACTCGCTTTTGATGAAGGAGGCAGATGCTTCAATTATTTACGGAGGTTTCCTTGCTCTTTGTTATCTTACTCCAATGTTGGGTGGTTTCATCGCCGACAGATTCTTAGGAAACAGATACTGTATTCTTCTTGGAGGTACTTTAATGGCAATTGGTCAGTTCTTGCTATTCGTAAGTGCAAGTACTTTCGGATCTAGCTTAGGAACAGCTACTACAATCATGTGGACTGCTTTGGGAATCATTATTTTTGGTAACGGATTCTTCAAACCGAACATTTCTTCAATGGTTGGAAGTCTTTATCCAAAACAGGAAAAATCTAAATTAGACTCTGCATTTACTATTTTCTATATGGGGATCAACTTAGGAGCTTTCCTAGGCCAGTTGATTTGCCCTTTAATCGGAGACGTAAAATCTGCAGACGGAATCAGAGATATCCACGCATTCAAATGGGGATTCTTAGCAGCTTCCATTGCAATGATGGTAGGTACTGTTACGTTCTTAATCCTTAAAAATAAATATGTTGTAACACCGGCTGGAAGACCAATCGGAGGATTACCAAAACACAATACTTCTGAAGATTTTGAGGAAGGAGAAGCACAGACTGCAAAATTCTCCAGTGCTTCTGTTGGAATTGCAGTAGCATTATTTGTAATTCTTGGTTCATTATTCCACTTTGCATTAGGGCAAAACGTAATCTATTCATTAGTATATGCAAGTGGAATTTCATTGGCTTATTTAATTATGTCCGATTCTTCTCTAACTAAAATTGAAAGAGACAGAATTTGGGTAATCTATATCGTTTCATTCTTCGTAATCTTCTTCTGGGCTGCATTTGAGCAGGCTGGTTCATCTTTAACTTTTATCGCAGACAACCAGACAGACAGACATTTCTTCGGATGGAATATGCCTCCTTCAATGGTACAGATCTTTAACGGGATTTTCGTTGTAGCTTTGGCAGTACCTTTCAGTATCCTTTGGGATAAATTGAGAAACAGAGGAAAAGAGCCTGTATCTCCATTCAAGCAAGCAATGGGATTAGCTTTGATCGCCGTTTCTTACTTCATCATCGCACACAACGTAAAAGATCTTGGAAATCACGGACTTTTAGCTGTAAAATGGTTAATTTTACTATATTTCATCCAGACTTGTGGTGAGCTTTGTTTATCTCCGATCGGATTATCATTGGTAGGAAAATTAGCTCCTAAAAGATTCGCTTCATTGTTATATGGAGTATTCTTCATCGCAAACGCAGCTGGTTATGCATTAGCAGGAACTTTAGGTTCTATCTTGCCTGCAACCGGTGAGAAGTTTGAAGCAGCACAGAAAATAGGAGTTAATCTTCAGGATGTTCTGGATAAAAAAGTAACTTTAACTGCTGATCAGGCAGCTGCTTTTGAAAAAGCCCAATTGCCTTTACAAAATCCAACTTTCGCAGGATTTGAAATTCACAACCTATTCGAATTCTTTATGGTATTCGTAGTACTTTGCGGTATTGCTGCGGTAATCCTTGCTCTAATTTCACCATTTTTAAAGAAAATGATGCATGGTGTAAACTAA